A single genomic interval of Oryza sativa Japonica Group chromosome 7, ASM3414082v1 harbors:
- the LOC136357440 gene encoding uncharacterized protein, with amino-acid sequence MARGSALLDGSVLPPSRMVSEKQAGLPRRFMPESATGREIVMLGEGRPAPDYPGRSVFFLPFAMAGLVPPFSSFFMDVLEFYDLQMAHLTPNAVMTLAIFAHLCEMFIGDQTGPGDIPESGTSIGEPSRAASSPRQLFPTPSVAPLSAEPLLQALAAANTAVLDGLSSQVEALQAERAELDAAWARVEEGRRSVEAMVEAGRKAHRRHVSDLEARKTALAEIAREVEEERGAALIATTVMNEAQDSLRLQYGSWEAELKKKLDAAQGVLDAAAAREQRATETEAALRRREEALEARAMALEERACVAEKDLADREAAVATREATLAAHESACAEEESALRLREDALTERERALEEAEAAAQRLADSLSLREAALTEQARRNLECVRAERAALDQRAADLEAREKELDSRARSGGAAAGESDLATRLAATELTIADMQRALDSSAGEAEALRLAGEIGPGMLWDAVSRLDRAGRQAGLWKGQAMKYSTNQGGLAQHLSKMAGALQQLPEELEKTIKSSSRDLAQGAVELVLASYQARDPNFSPWMALDEFPPGTEDSARAQVRDAADHIVHSFEGSAPRLAFAPNSDEEGDASGADDSDDEAGDPGASD; translated from the exons atggcacggggctccgcactgcttgatggtagcgtgctgccgccttcccgcatggTGAGCGAGAAGCAGGCTGggttgccgcgccgcttcatgccggaatctgccaccggccgtgaGATAGtcatgctgggcgagggacgcccagcgccagactacccgggacggtccgtcttctttctcccctttgcaatggcagggctggttccgccattttcttctttcttcatggatgtcctggagttctacgatctccagatggcgcaccttacCCCCAACGCAGTGATGACATTAGCCATCTttgcgcacctgtgcgagatgttcattggg gaccaaacaggtccgggggacatccccgagtccggcacgtccattggcgagccgagccgcgcggcatcttCTCCAAGGcagctcttccccacgccttccgtcgccccgctgagcgcagagccccttctgcaggccttagccgccgcaaacaccgcggtgctggATGGGTTAAGttcccaggtggaggccctgcaggcggagcgtgcggagctcgacgccgcatgggcgcgtgtcgaggaggggcggcgctcggtggaggccatggtggaagcgggccgcaaggcacaccgccggcacgtctcagatcTTGAAGCCCGTAAgacggcgctggcggagatcgctcgagaggtggaggaggagcggggggctgccctcatcgccaccactgtgatgaacgaggcgcaggactccctccgccttcaatacgggagctgggaggcggagctaaagaaaaagctcgacgccgcccagggggtccttgatgccgccgctgcccgagagcagcgagcaacggagaccgaagcggcgctccggcggcgtgaagaggccctcgaggcgcgcgccatggcgctggaagagcgcgcctgcgtcgcggagaaggacctggcggaccgcgaggccgccgtcgccactcgggaggcaacgctggcggcgcacgagtctgcctgcgccgaagaggagtccgcactccgcctccgcgaggacgcgcttaccgagcgggagcgagctctcgaagaggccgaggccgcggcgcaacggttggcggacagcctgtccctccgtgaGGCAGCGCTGACGGAGCAGGCACGCCGCAATCTAGAATgtgtccgcgccgagagggccgcactggaccagcgggccgctgacctcgaggcgcgggagaagGAGCTGGACTCGAGGGCACGCAGTggcggggcggctgcgggcgaaagtGACTTAGCCACCCGCCTCGCAGCTACCGAACTCACCATCGCCGACATGCAGCGTGCGCTAGACTCATCcgccggggaagccgaggccctccgcttggcgggcgagatagggcccggcatgctttgggatgcagtctcccgtctggatcgcgccggtcggcaggcgggcctctggaaaggccaggCAATGAAGTACTCCAccaaccagggaggcctcgcTCAGCacctctcgaagatggccggggctctccagcagctccccgaggagctcgagaagaccatcaagtcatcctcgagggacctcgcccaaggagcggtggagctcgtcctggcgagctaccaggccagggaccccaacttctctccgtggatggcgctggatgagttcccaCCTGGGACTGAAgacagcgcgcgcgcgcaggtccgggatgccgccgaccacatcgtccacagcttcgagggctcggcccctcggctcgcgttcgcccccaactccgacgaggagggcgacgccagcggtgcagacgacagtgatgacgaggccggcgacccgggcgcatcggattga